A single Vibrio sp. YMD68 DNA region contains:
- a CDS encoding Na+/H+ antiporter NhaC family protein, with protein MNLIDFASSPLSLLPPIVALSLAIITRRVLISLGVGIVLGALLLTDYSATGMAGYVGKTVSSVFIEDGSINSWNMSIVGFLLLLGMMTALLTMSGGTRAFAEWAQTRVKSKRGSKLLAACLGVFIFIDDYFNSLAVGAISRPVTDRYYVSRSKLAYILDSTAAPMCVLMPASSWGAYIMTIVGGILISHGVTEYSAIGAYVRMIPMNFYAVFALLMVFAVVWFQLDVGQMRKHEIQASQGRGFDGDKEADLPQAHELNEELDIQESEHGKVSDLVLPILCLIVATVSAMLYTGGSALKADGQAFSLLGAFENTDVGMSLIYGGITGFVVALVTVLKQKMSPSDIGVTLWIGAKSMFGAILILIFAWTIGTVIGDMNTGAYLSSQIEGSISPMWLPVILFLLSGLMAFSTGTSWGTFGIMLPIAGDMAGATDVALMLPMLSAVLAGSVFGDHCSPISDTTILSSTGARCNHIDHVATQLPYALSVALVSCIGFIVLGITASVLFSFLASLITFVLVCFAMSVIAKSKVTSYQNA; from the coding sequence ATTACTCCGCCACCGGCATGGCCGGATACGTGGGTAAAACTGTATCAAGTGTCTTTATTGAAGACGGAAGCATTAACTCATGGAACATGAGTATCGTTGGTTTCTTGCTTTTATTAGGCATGATGACTGCACTGTTAACCATGTCTGGTGGCACTCGCGCGTTTGCCGAGTGGGCGCAGACTCGAGTTAAAAGTAAACGCGGTTCTAAACTGCTAGCCGCCTGTTTAGGGGTATTCATCTTCATTGATGATTACTTTAACAGTTTGGCTGTGGGCGCTATTTCCCGGCCCGTCACTGATCGCTATTATGTTTCGCGCTCAAAACTTGCCTACATCCTCGACTCTACCGCCGCACCAATGTGTGTGTTGATGCCTGCATCAAGTTGGGGTGCTTACATCATGACGATTGTTGGTGGAATATTAATTTCTCACGGTGTCACTGAGTATTCAGCGATCGGTGCGTATGTGCGCATGATCCCAATGAACTTCTATGCTGTGTTTGCTCTCTTAATGGTGTTTGCGGTTGTTTGGTTCCAGCTTGATGTGGGTCAAATGCGCAAACACGAAATTCAAGCATCTCAAGGCCGTGGGTTTGATGGGGATAAAGAAGCCGATCTACCACAAGCTCATGAACTAAATGAAGAGCTTGATATTCAAGAAAGTGAACACGGAAAGGTATCGGATCTGGTCCTACCGATTCTGTGTCTTATCGTTGCGACGGTTTCTGCCATGCTTTACACAGGTGGTTCTGCGCTTAAAGCGGACGGCCAAGCCTTTTCATTATTGGGCGCATTTGAAAATACCGACGTTGGCATGTCACTTATTTATGGTGGCATTACTGGTTTTGTTGTTGCGTTAGTGACTGTGCTAAAACAAAAAATGTCGCCTAGTGATATTGGTGTGACGCTTTGGATTGGTGCTAAGTCTATGTTTGGCGCAATTTTGATTCTTATTTTCGCATGGACGATTGGTACCGTTATTGGTGACATGAACACCGGTGCTTATTTATCTTCTCAGATTGAAGGTAGTATTAGCCCAATGTGGTTGCCGGTTATTTTATTCCTACTATCTGGGCTGATGGCTTTCTCAACGGGCACTTCTTGGGGCACGTTTGGCATTATGTTACCTATAGCGGGAGATATGGCTGGCGCAACGGATGTTGCACTTATGCTACCGATGCTAAGCGCAGTGCTAGCTGGCTCTGTATTTGGTGATCACTGCTCTCCAATTTCAGATACGACTATTTTGTCATCAACGGGTGCTCGTTGTAATCATATTGACCATGTTGCCACACAATTACCTTACGCACTGTCGGTTGCGTTGGTGTCGTGTATTGGCTTCATTGTACTCGGTATTACCGCGTCGGTATTGTTCTCGTTCTTAGCATCACTGATTACTTTTGTGCTGGTTTGTTTTGCAATGTCCGTGATTGCAAAATCAAAAGTGACAAGTTACCAAAACGCTTAG
- the hisD gene encoding histidinol dehydrogenase, producing the protein MRTVVWQSLSESQQDSILERPAITEGANITASVSDVIASVRSEGDKALKELTQKFDGVELVSIRVSSDDIESASARLGDEIKAALEQAYSNIAKFHKAQIPQPLSVETQPGVVCEQVTRPINTVGLYIPGGSAPLPSTVLMLGVPAQIAGCRKVVLCSPPPIADEILYVAKLCGIDEVYNVGGGQAIAAMAYGTESITKVDKIFGPGNAYVTEAKRQVSNDFRGAAIDMPAGPSEVLVLADETADADFIAADLLSQAEHGPDSQVVLVTPSAVIADQVTDAVQRQLQELSRADIAQKALASSLVIIADSLTQAISISNYYGPEHLIVQTKSPRELLPLLDNAGSIFLGDWSPESAGDYASGTNHVLPTYGYTKTYSSLGLADFSKRMTVQELTADGLKLLAPTVVTMAEAEGLDAHKRAVTIRIEKLAQGES; encoded by the coding sequence ATGAGAACAGTTGTTTGGCAATCATTAAGTGAATCTCAGCAAGATTCGATATTGGAGCGTCCGGCCATTACCGAAGGCGCTAATATTACCGCCTCGGTATCAGACGTCATTGCAAGTGTCCGCAGCGAAGGCGATAAAGCACTTAAAGAGCTGACCCAAAAATTTGACGGCGTTGAATTGGTTTCTATCCGCGTATCAAGCGACGACATCGAGTCAGCATCAGCGAGACTTGGGGACGAAATAAAAGCCGCGCTCGAACAAGCCTATAGCAATATAGCAAAATTCCATAAAGCACAAATACCTCAACCATTGAGTGTCGAAACACAACCAGGTGTGGTTTGTGAGCAAGTAACGCGGCCAATTAATACGGTTGGATTGTATATTCCAGGTGGCAGCGCACCCCTGCCTTCAACAGTCTTAATGCTTGGGGTTCCCGCTCAAATAGCAGGATGCCGTAAAGTGGTCTTATGCTCTCCACCGCCAATTGCTGACGAAATCTTGTATGTGGCGAAGCTATGCGGAATCGATGAAGTCTACAACGTTGGTGGCGGTCAAGCGATTGCGGCCATGGCGTATGGGACGGAAAGTATCACGAAAGTGGACAAAATATTCGGACCTGGAAATGCTTATGTAACAGAAGCCAAAAGACAGGTGAGCAATGATTTTCGTGGCGCAGCGATAGATATGCCTGCAGGCCCATCAGAAGTGTTAGTTCTAGCCGATGAGACAGCAGACGCTGACTTTATTGCGGCAGACCTACTTAGCCAGGCTGAACACGGCCCAGATTCACAAGTCGTATTAGTAACGCCATCGGCGGTCATCGCAGACCAAGTGACCGATGCGGTCCAACGACAATTACAAGAGTTATCGCGTGCGGATATTGCCCAAAAGGCATTAGCCTCGAGCTTGGTGATTATTGCTGACTCTCTAACACAAGCGATATCTATTTCAAACTACTATGGGCCAGAGCACTTGATTGTTCAAACGAAAAGCCCTCGTGAACTGTTACCGCTGCTTGATAATGCGGGCTCTATTTTCTTAGGCGACTGGTCTCCTGAATCTGCTGGTGATTATGCGTCTGGAACTAACCACGTACTGCCTACTTATGGTTATACCAAAACGTATTCAAGCTTGGGCTTAGCCGATTTCTCGAAGAGAATGACGGTTCAAGAGCTAACTGCAGATGGACTTAAACTATTGGCTCCAACCGTTGTGACAATGGCGGAAGCGGAAGGCCTAGATGCGCACAAACGTGCGGTAACTATCCGCATTGAAAAATTGGCGCAAGGAGAAAGCTAA
- the hisC gene encoding histidinol-phosphate transaminase, giving the protein MEKLARKQVQALTPYLSARRIGGTGDVWLNANESPFNNEYKTDFARLNRYSECQPKALIQAYADYANVTAEQTLTTRGADEGIELLIRAFCEPNEDAILYCPPTYGMYAISAETIGVERKVVPLTSDWQLDLEGIKQNLDKVKLVFVCSPNNPTGNLVKREDIVSLLEMTKDRAIVVMDEAYIDFCPEASTVDLLAQYPNLAILRTLSKAFALAGLRCGFTLANKEIIDVLLKVIAPYPVPIPVAEIAQQALSETGLARAKYQVLDLSANRAYLQAGLSVLPQLTVFEGWGNYLLVKFQDGEALFKAAWDSGIILRNSPIENCVRISIGNREECEKTLGFIRNYYA; this is encoded by the coding sequence ATGGAAAAGCTCGCTCGCAAGCAAGTTCAGGCCTTAACGCCTTATTTGTCAGCAAGACGCATTGGTGGCACTGGGGATGTTTGGCTCAATGCTAACGAATCGCCATTTAATAATGAATACAAAACAGATTTTGCTCGATTGAACCGTTACAGCGAATGCCAGCCAAAGGCTTTGATACAAGCTTATGCTGATTACGCGAATGTGACTGCTGAGCAAACACTGACAACTAGGGGAGCAGATGAAGGTATTGAGCTTTTAATTCGCGCCTTCTGCGAACCGAATGAAGACGCCATTCTATACTGTCCACCAACGTACGGGATGTATGCGATCAGTGCTGAAACCATCGGCGTTGAGAGAAAGGTCGTTCCTCTTACTTCCGATTGGCAATTGGATCTTGAGGGCATCAAACAAAATTTAGACAAGGTAAAGCTCGTTTTCGTATGCAGCCCTAATAACCCAACGGGTAACTTAGTCAAAAGGGAAGATATTGTCTCTTTGCTGGAAATGACCAAAGATCGCGCCATTGTTGTCATGGATGAAGCGTATATCGATTTTTGCCCAGAAGCCTCAACGGTTGATTTGTTAGCTCAATATCCAAATTTGGCGATATTACGTACCTTATCTAAGGCTTTTGCATTGGCTGGGTTACGTTGCGGTTTTACCCTCGCCAACAAAGAAATCATCGACGTGCTTCTTAAGGTGATTGCGCCTTATCCGGTGCCGATTCCTGTGGCTGAAATTGCACAACAAGCGTTATCAGAAACTGGGCTCGCTCGAGCGAAATATCAAGTTCTTGATTTAAGTGCAAACAGAGCGTACTTGCAGGCTGGCTTATCGGTCTTGCCTCAACTTACCGTCTTTGAGGGCTGGGGTAATTATTTATTGGTGAAATTCCAAGATGGTGAGGCTCTATTCAAGGCGGCTTGGGACAGTGGCATCATATTAAGAAACTCTCCCATCGAAAATTGCGTTCGTATCAGTATTGGTAATCGTGAAGAGTGTGAGAAAACACTAGGTTTTATTAGAAATTACTACGCTTAG
- the hisG gene encoding ATP phosphoribosyltransferase: protein MQTQRLRIAIQKKGRLSKECQELLKKCGVKFIVMGERLVVHSLNMPIDLLLVRDDDIPGLIMDGVVDLGFIGENELEEVRLDRKALGKPNEYVALRRLDFGGCRLSIAINKDEKYNGPQDLAGKRIATTYPQLLKAFMDEQGVDYSACMLTGSVEVAPRAGLSDAIADLVSTGATLEANGLKEAEVIFKSKATLIQRNGEFDADKQALIDKLLTRMQGVQQAKESKYIMLHAPVSKLDQIKALLPGAEDPTVLPLSSDTEKVAVHLVSTENLFWETMEQLKELGASSILVLPIEKMMG from the coding sequence ATGCAAACACAACGTCTAAGAATCGCTATTCAAAAGAAAGGTCGCTTGAGTAAAGAGTGCCAAGAGTTACTTAAGAAGTGTGGTGTGAAATTTATCGTGATGGGCGAACGCCTTGTTGTTCATTCACTGAATATGCCAATAGATCTGCTTCTTGTACGTGATGATGATATTCCAGGTTTGATTATGGACGGTGTGGTTGATCTCGGTTTCATTGGTGAAAATGAACTCGAAGAAGTTCGCCTAGATCGTAAAGCACTGGGTAAACCTAACGAGTATGTAGCGTTACGACGTTTAGATTTCGGTGGCTGTCGCTTGTCGATTGCTATCAATAAAGATGAAAAGTACAACGGCCCTCAAGATCTCGCCGGCAAGCGCATTGCAACCACATACCCTCAGCTATTAAAAGCGTTTATGGATGAGCAAGGGGTTGACTACAGTGCTTGTATGCTTACGGGATCGGTAGAAGTTGCTCCTCGCGCTGGCCTTTCCGATGCCATTGCCGATTTAGTCTCGACGGGGGCAACATTAGAAGCGAACGGATTAAAAGAAGCGGAAGTCATTTTCAAATCTAAAGCAACATTGATTCAGCGCAACGGTGAATTTGATGCTGATAAGCAAGCACTTATCGATAAGCTATTGACCCGTATGCAAGGTGTCCAACAGGCGAAAGAGTCGAAGTACATCATGCTTCACGCCCCTGTATCAAAGCTAGACCAAATTAAAGCGCTTCTCCCAGGAGCAGAAGACCCAACCGTATTGCCACTGTCTTCTGATACAGAGAAAGTCGCTGTTCACCTAGTGAGTACTGAGAACCTATTTTGGGAAACAATGGAACAATTGAAGGAACTGGGTGCAAGCTCGATTCTTGTCCTTCCAATTGAAAAAATGATGGGGTAA